A window from Herbaspirillum sp. meg3 encodes these proteins:
- the gcvA gene encoding transcriptional regulator GcvA, giving the protein MRDLPPTATLRAFEVATRHATFTSASEELHVTQSAVSHQLKNLEEIWGLQLFQRGKSLSLTPAGAALAPIVREFFLNLETTLADLREQKGRVRLKVSTTYSFALKWLLPRLPGLSQQHPEILVTLETSDKAIHFTSSEPDVAIRFGNGHYPGLHSEFLFREQIFPVASPDLLQRFGAPREPADLLRYPLLTRDGADLVPKWALWFQHVGVGVSALRESVRFADTNMTIEAALLGQGIALARSGHVEAEISDGSLVRLFDVPFPSPVAYYFVCPKGIESQSHIVSFRNWLLAESGKAEQGYR; this is encoded by the coding sequence ATGAGAGACCTGCCTCCTACCGCTACCTTGCGCGCCTTTGAGGTTGCGACCCGGCATGCTACGTTCACTTCCGCTTCGGAAGAATTGCATGTCACCCAAAGCGCAGTAAGCCATCAGTTGAAGAACCTCGAAGAGATCTGGGGATTGCAGTTGTTTCAACGCGGCAAGTCATTGAGCCTGACGCCTGCGGGAGCAGCGCTGGCGCCGATCGTGCGCGAGTTCTTCCTGAATCTGGAGACGACTCTCGCTGATCTGCGAGAGCAAAAAGGCAGGGTCCGGCTTAAAGTCAGCACGACCTATTCCTTCGCGCTGAAATGGCTGCTGCCGCGATTGCCGGGTCTGTCGCAACAGCACCCTGAGATTCTAGTCACGCTGGAAACAAGCGACAAAGCCATCCATTTCACCAGCTCGGAGCCTGACGTGGCGATCCGTTTTGGCAATGGACACTATCCCGGCCTGCACTCGGAATTTCTGTTCAGGGAACAGATTTTTCCGGTCGCCAGTCCCGATCTCCTGCAGCGTTTTGGCGCGCCGCGCGAACCAGCCGACCTGTTGCGCTATCCGCTGCTGACGCGTGACGGCGCCGATCTGGTGCCGAAATGGGCGCTTTGGTTTCAGCATGTCGGCGTAGGCGTTTCCGCACTCAGGGAAAGCGTCAGATTTGCCGACACCAACATGACCATCGAGGCGGCGCTCTTGGGACAGGGGATTGCTTTGGCGCGCAGCGGCCACGTCGAAGCTGAAATCAGCGACGGTAGCCTGGTCAGGCTGTTCGACGTGCCTTTCCCCTCTCCGGTCGCCTACTATTTTGTC
- a CDS encoding IclR family transcriptional regulator: protein MNSAASTPQVPVVATSERSLMVLSVIARHGKPIAVRKLKELTGLPQSTLYRHLLPLKKWGLVQEQDNFYAPGPLSVQLAWGFDHTSYLVSNAQPEMLQLAKKCGESVGLMVAVNDQVTCLDMVDSEQSLRCSFSKGRSHPLSRGASAKAVLAHLPIAMADNIVQRQLHGQDEDIARLQKELAAIRTQGYAVSEGEVDWGVWGVSAPVFYKPGQAAGAITLMAPAIRAEERQRELIAATVHAAATISERLALF from the coding sequence ATGAACTCAGCTGCCAGCACTCCGCAAGTACCCGTCGTCGCCACCAGCGAACGCTCGCTCATGGTGTTGTCGGTCATCGCCCGGCATGGCAAACCGATCGCGGTACGCAAGCTGAAAGAACTGACCGGCTTGCCCCAAAGTACGCTGTACCGCCATCTGCTGCCGCTGAAAAAATGGGGACTGGTACAGGAGCAAGACAATTTTTATGCGCCCGGCCCATTGAGCGTGCAACTGGCCTGGGGCTTTGACCATACCTCTTATCTGGTCAGCAACGCCCAGCCGGAAATGCTGCAACTGGCCAAAAAATGCGGCGAAAGTGTCGGCCTGATGGTGGCCGTCAACGATCAGGTCACCTGTCTCGACATGGTCGATAGCGAACAATCGCTGCGCTGCTCGTTTTCCAAAGGCCGCTCGCATCCGCTGTCGCGCGGCGCGTCCGCCAAGGCGGTACTGGCCCATTTGCCCATCGCCATGGCCGACAACATCGTGCAGCGCCAATTGCATGGACAGGATGAAGACATCGCCCGCCTGCAAAAAGAACTCGCCGCCATCCGTACACAGGGTTATGCGGTCAGCGAGGGCGAAGTCGACTGGGGCGTGTGGGGTGTGAGTGCTCCCGTGTTTTACAAACCCGGCCAGGCAGCCGGTGCAATTACCCTGATGGCGCCCGCAATCCGGGCCGAAGAGCGACAGCGTGAGCTGATTGCCGCCACGGTTCATGCTGCGGCCACCATCAGCGAACGTCTTGCCTTGTTTTAA
- a CDS encoding transporter substrate-binding domain-containing protein, with protein sequence MIHRRRFASMLAVSLAFSFAASAVPTLASAQTVDVIRVATDATFPPFEFFKDGKRTGFDIELIELLAKTMHKKVEWTDIDFKGLIPGLVSRRFDVASSAIYITEERRRVVNFTDPYYPGGLVVLTKASNTSIKQPSDLAGKKVSVQVGTKSANYLKEYYPQAERIEVEKNQEMFNLVEIGRADAAVTGKPAAIEYAKTRPGMKVLDKQVSVELYGYAVRKDLPQLTEEMNVALKKVKLDGSYDKLVQKWLSSSAK encoded by the coding sequence ATGATTCACCGCCGCCGCTTTGCCAGCATGCTCGCCGTCAGCCTTGCTTTCAGTTTCGCCGCCAGTGCTGTTCCTACACTGGCCTCCGCCCAGACTGTCGACGTCATCCGCGTCGCCACCGATGCGACGTTCCCACCGTTCGAATTCTTCAAGGACGGCAAGCGCACCGGTTTCGATATCGAACTGATCGAGCTGCTGGCCAAGACCATGCACAAGAAAGTCGAATGGACTGATATCGACTTCAAGGGTCTGATCCCGGGCTTGGTATCACGCCGCTTCGATGTTGCATCCTCGGCAATCTACATCACCGAAGAACGCCGCCGTGTCGTCAACTTCACCGATCCTTACTATCCGGGCGGCCTGGTTGTGCTGACCAAGGCCAGCAATACCTCGATCAAGCAACCGTCGGATCTGGCCGGCAAGAAAGTCTCGGTACAGGTCGGCACCAAGTCGGCCAACTACCTGAAAGAGTATTACCCGCAAGCCGAACGCATCGAAGTCGAAAAGAATCAGGAAATGTTCAACCTGGTTGAAATCGGCCGCGCCGACGCTGCCGTCACCGGCAAACCTGCCGCCATCGAATACGCCAAGACTCGTCCCGGCATGAAGGTGCTCGACAAGCAGGTCAGCGTCGAACTGTATGGCTACGCCGTGCGCAAGGATCTGCCGCAGCTGACCGAAGAAATGAACGTCGCGCTGAAGAAGGTCAAGCTTGACGGCAGCTACGACAAGCTGGTGCAAAAGTGGCTGTCGTCGTCGGCAAAGTAA
- a CDS encoding amino acid ABC transporter permease produces the protein MSLDFLPVLEGWPDLLHGAIVTVEITAASLVLGCILGLLVGLGRLDRTKRLRYAICTAYVTFIRGTPLLVQLFLLFFGLPQFDILLPAFLCGVLGMGIYSGAYVSEIVRGAIQSIDKGQMEAARSLGMSSGKAMRTIILPQAIVRMIPPLGNEFIALIKNSALVSLLTIADLMHEGQKIISVSYRSLEVYIAVALVYLVLTSLTSMALQRVEKHLRAGGAV, from the coding sequence ATGAGCTTAGATTTTTTGCCGGTACTTGAAGGCTGGCCCGACCTGCTGCATGGCGCGATCGTGACGGTGGAAATCACCGCCGCGTCGCTGGTGCTGGGTTGCATCCTCGGCCTGCTGGTCGGCCTGGGCCGGCTGGATCGCACCAAGCGCCTGCGCTACGCCATCTGTACTGCTTACGTCACCTTCATCCGCGGCACGCCGCTGCTGGTGCAGTTGTTCCTGCTGTTCTTCGGTCTGCCGCAATTCGATATCCTGCTGCCGGCCTTCCTGTGCGGTGTGCTGGGCATGGGCATCTACTCCGGCGCGTATGTGTCGGAAATCGTGCGCGGCGCCATCCAGTCGATCGACAAAGGTCAGATGGAAGCGGCACGCTCGCTGGGTATGTCTTCCGGCAAGGCGATGCGCACCATCATCCTGCCGCAGGCCATAGTGCGCATGATTCCGCCGCTGGGCAATGAATTCATTGCGCTGATCAAGAACTCGGCACTGGTGTCGCTGCTGACCATCGCCGACCTGATGCACGAAGGCCAGAAAATCATCAGCGTGTCTTACCGCTCGCTGGAAGTCTATATCGCCGTCGCGCTGGTGTATCTGGTGCTGACCAGCCTCACCAGCATGGCCCTGCAACGGGTCGAGAAACACTTGCGCGCAGGAGGAGCAGTCTGA
- a CDS encoding amino acid ABC transporter ATP-binding protein produces the protein MQPSTTSPMINITKLGKSFSGHRILHGIDLEVAASQVVVIIGPSGSGKSTLLRCCNGLEVAEEGSISICNQDLLVNGKMIADHALNDLRTQVGMVFQSFNLFPHLSVLENVTVGPRKIRGTPKDEAETLARSLLAKVGLAAKADAMPATLSGGQKQRVAIARALAMQPKVMLFDEPTSALDPELVGEVLQVMKALANEGMTMIVVTHEMGFAREVADVVVVMDQGRIVEAGKPDQIFVNPTQERTRGFLQAVLTRNNSSAPESTAA, from the coding sequence ATGCAGCCGTCCACAACATCGCCCATGATCAACATCACCAAACTCGGCAAATCCTTCTCCGGCCACCGCATCCTGCATGGCATCGATCTGGAAGTCGCCGCCTCGCAAGTCGTCGTCATCATCGGCCCCAGCGGGTCGGGCAAGAGCACGCTGCTGCGCTGCTGCAACGGGCTGGAAGTCGCCGAGGAAGGCAGCATCTCCATCTGCAATCAGGATCTGCTGGTCAACGGCAAGATGATCGCCGACCACGCCCTGAACGATCTGCGCACGCAGGTCGGGATGGTGTTCCAGTCGTTCAACCTGTTCCCGCATTTGTCGGTGCTGGAGAACGTCACGGTCGGTCCGCGCAAGATTCGCGGCACGCCCAAGGACGAAGCAGAAACCCTGGCGCGCAGCCTGCTGGCGAAAGTCGGCCTGGCCGCCAAAGCCGATGCCATGCCCGCCACCCTGTCAGGTGGACAAAAGCAGCGCGTGGCGATTGCCCGCGCACTGGCAATGCAACCGAAAGTCATGCTGTTCGACGAACCTACTTCGGCGCTCGATCCGGAACTGGTCGGTGAAGTGCTGCAAGTGATGAAAGCGCTCGCCAACGAAGGCATGACCATGATCGTGGTCACCCATGAAATGGGCTTCGCGCGTGAAGTCGCCGACGTCGTCGTGGTGATGGATCAGGGCCGCATCGTCGAGGCCGGCAAGCCAGATCAGATTTTCGTCAATCCAACGCAGGAGCGCACGCGCGGTTTCCTGCAAGCCGTATTGACGCGCAACAACTCCTCCGCCCCGGAATCAACCGCCGCATAA
- the hutG gene encoding formimidoylglutamase, with product MDHSLWNGRLDHDSAGDTRRLHQLVRPFDNSIRNGGALIGFASDEGVRRNHGRVGAAQGPDAIRRMMANLPAHRIDALSDAGNIDCNDGDLEQAQQRLASKIADVKSQGVFPLILGGGHEVAYGTFLGITRYFGKAMAQRKLLIVNFDAHFDLREADRSTSGTPFKQMAEWCEWADVEFHYLCYGISQLGNTPALFKRARELDVEYVMDTDVALGSLNTLNAQLHTRLEQVDDVYLTIDLDVLPGEKAPGVSAPAAYGMALEKVERLVTTIKASGKLAAADIAECNPVYDRDGMTSKVAARLAHLILQPV from the coding sequence ATGGATCACTCTCTCTGGAACGGTCGTCTCGACCATGACAGCGCCGGCGATACACGCCGCCTGCATCAGTTGGTACGCCCCTTCGACAACAGCATCAGAAACGGCGGCGCACTGATCGGTTTCGCCTCGGATGAAGGCGTGCGGCGCAATCACGGCCGGGTTGGCGCGGCGCAAGGGCCGGACGCCATCCGCCGCATGATGGCCAACCTGCCGGCGCACCGGATTGACGCGCTGTCGGACGCCGGCAATATCGACTGCAACGACGGCGATCTGGAACAGGCGCAGCAACGCCTGGCATCCAAGATTGCCGACGTCAAATCGCAAGGCGTGTTCCCGCTGATCCTGGGTGGCGGCCATGAAGTGGCTTACGGCACCTTCCTCGGTATCACGCGCTACTTCGGCAAGGCCATGGCGCAACGCAAATTGCTGATCGTCAATTTCGACGCCCACTTCGACCTGCGTGAAGCCGACCGTTCGACCTCCGGCACGCCGTTCAAGCAAATGGCGGAATGGTGCGAATGGGCCGACGTCGAATTCCACTACCTCTGCTACGGCATCAGCCAGCTCGGCAACACACCAGCGCTGTTCAAGCGTGCGCGCGAACTGGATGTGGAATACGTGATGGACACCGACGTCGCACTCGGCAGTCTCAATACCCTCAATGCGCAACTGCATACGCGGCTGGAACAGGTCGACGATGTCTACCTGACTATCGACCTCGACGTCTTGCCCGGTGAAAAGGCCCCCGGCGTCTCAGCACCGGCTGCGTATGGCATGGCGCTGGAAAAAGTCGAACGGCTGGTCACCACCATCAAGGCCAGCGGCAAACTGGCGGCAGCCGACATCGCCGAATGCAATCCGGTCTACGACCGCGACGGCATGACGTCCAAGGTGGCGGCGCGGCTGGCGCATCTGATCCTGCAACCTGTCTGA
- a CDS encoding HutD family protein: protein MPQQIPQSKQRLMRWKNGGGMTCEILRFPENSSLESFDWRVSVATVQQGGPFSLFPGIDRSLAILEGKGIALDIAGVSQTLTPRDPILRFDGATNVHSTLIGGGIVDFNVMTRRSAFTHTVEQITVIQQTALPMNGDAVLIYVVNGSCSLADETRLHAGDAVMFTAEEKSCIIDASAAELMLVRLYRQAA from the coding sequence ATGCCTCAGCAGATCCCACAATCCAAGCAACGCCTGATGCGCTGGAAAAACGGCGGTGGGATGACGTGCGAAATTCTGCGTTTTCCAGAAAACAGCTCGCTGGAATCGTTCGACTGGCGCGTCAGCGTCGCTACGGTACAGCAAGGCGGCCCGTTTTCGCTGTTCCCGGGGATCGACCGTTCACTGGCAATTCTGGAAGGCAAAGGTATCGCGCTGGATATCGCAGGCGTCTCGCAGACACTGACGCCGCGCGATCCGATATTGCGCTTCGATGGTGCAACGAACGTCCATTCCACGCTGATCGGCGGCGGCATCGTGGACTTCAACGTCATGACGCGCCGTTCCGCCTTCACACACACGGTGGAGCAAATCACCGTCATACAGCAGACCGCCTTGCCGATGAATGGCGACGCGGTGTTGATCTATGTGGTCAATGGCAGCTGCAGCCTGGCCGACGAAACCAGACTGCATGCCGGAGATGCGGTGATGTTCACCGCTGAAGAGAAGAGTTGCATCATCGATGCCAGCGCTGCAGAACTGATGCTGGTGCGTCTGTACCGGCAGGCTGCTTAA
- a CDS encoding NAD(P)/FAD-dependent oxidoreductase, with protein MLRISEIQLPLEHPEADLRAAILARLGVPDAELLSVSLFRRSYDARKKSAITLNYTVDVEVSDEAAVLRRQNLKDKSPIVPTPDTNYHFVAKAPAGLSKRPIVIGTGPCGIFAGLILAEMGFNPLILERGKTVRERTKDTWGLWRQRELKPESNVQYGEGGAGTFSDGKLYSQVKDPKHYGRKVLTEFVAADAPPEIMYVSKPHIGTFRLVKMVQLMREKIVALGGEFRFEQKVDDILIEDGQVRGVTLASGEHIAADHVVLAIGHSARDTFQMLYDRGVYMEAKPFSIGFRAEHPQSLIDKCRFGPSAGHPILGAADYKLVHHASNGRSVYSFCMCPGGTVVAASSEPERVVTNGMSQYSRNERNANSGIVVGISPADYPGHPLAGIEFQRQWESRAYELGGRNYDAPGQLVGDFLAKKPSTQLGSVIPSYKPGVLLGDLGPSLPDYAIEAIREALPFFDKQIRGYAMHDAVLTGVETRTSSPVRIRRNDDTLQSLNTKGLYPAGEGAGYAGGIMSASIDGIKIAEAVALAIVGK; from the coding sequence ATGCTGCGAATTAGTGAAATACAACTCCCCCTCGAACATCCTGAAGCTGATCTGCGTGCAGCGATTCTGGCGCGCCTGGGCGTGCCCGACGCGGAGTTGTTGAGCGTGAGCCTGTTTCGCCGCAGTTACGATGCCCGCAAGAAGTCCGCGATCACGCTGAATTACACCGTCGACGTCGAAGTGAGCGACGAGGCTGCCGTATTGCGCAGGCAAAACCTCAAGGACAAGTCACCGATCGTCCCGACGCCCGACACCAACTACCATTTCGTCGCCAAGGCGCCGGCCGGACTGAGCAAGCGTCCTATCGTCATCGGTACAGGGCCGTGCGGCATTTTCGCCGGTCTGATCCTGGCCGAGATGGGTTTCAATCCGCTGATCCTGGAGCGCGGCAAGACCGTGCGTGAGCGTACCAAGGACACCTGGGGTCTGTGGCGCCAGCGCGAACTCAAGCCGGAATCCAACGTGCAATACGGCGAAGGCGGCGCCGGCACCTTCTCCGACGGCAAGCTCTATAGCCAGGTCAAAGATCCCAAGCACTACGGCCGCAAGGTGCTGACCGAGTTCGTCGCCGCCGACGCGCCACCGGAAATCATGTACGTCAGCAAGCCGCACATCGGTACTTTCCGTCTGGTGAAGATGGTGCAACTGATGCGCGAAAAGATCGTCGCGCTGGGCGGTGAATTCCGCTTCGAACAAAAGGTCGACGACATCCTCATCGAAGACGGACAAGTGCGCGGCGTCACGCTGGCCAGCGGCGAACACATCGCCGCCGATCACGTCGTGCTGGCCATCGGCCACAGCGCGCGCGATACCTTCCAGATGCTGTACGACCGCGGCGTCTATATGGAAGCCAAGCCGTTCTCCATCGGTTTCCGTGCTGAACACCCGCAATCGCTGATCGACAAATGCCGCTTCGGCCCCAGCGCCGGCCATCCCATCCTCGGCGCGGCCGACTACAAGCTGGTGCATCATGCCTCCAACGGCCGTTCGGTCTACAGCTTCTGCATGTGCCCGGGCGGTACCGTGGTCGCGGCGTCCTCCGAGCCGGAACGCGTCGTCACCAACGGCATGAGCCAGTATTCACGCAACGAGCGCAACGCCAATAGCGGCATCGTGGTCGGCATTTCGCCGGCGGATTATCCCGGTCATCCCTTGGCAGGTATCGAATTCCAGCGTCAGTGGGAGTCGCGTGCCTACGAACTGGGCGGCCGCAACTATGATGCGCCGGGCCAGCTGGTCGGCGATTTTCTGGCGAAGAAGCCGTCGACGCAACTCGGCAGTGTGATTCCTTCGTACAAGCCGGGCGTGCTGCTGGGCGACCTCGGTCCGTCCTTGCCTGACTACGCGATTGAAGCGATCCGCGAAGCTCTGCCGTTCTTCGACAAGCAGATTCGTGGTTACGCCATGCATGATGCCGTGCTGACTGGCGTGGAGACGCGCACATCGTCGCCGGTGCGTATCCGCCGCAACGACGACACCTTGCAAAGTCTCAATACCAAGGGTTTGTACCCGGCCGGCGAAGGCGCCGGTTATGCAGGTGGCATCATGTCTGCGTCCATCGACGGCATCAAGATTGCCGAAGCGGTGGCGCTGGCGATTGTCGGCAAATAA
- a CDS encoding low temperature requirement protein A: protein MKKPSQTGLLRVRDGHEARVSFVELFFDLIYVFAVTQLSHRLLENLTLNGAIETLVLWFAVWLAWQYTSWVTNWFDPETLPIRILLFAIMLVGLLMAAAIPDAFAGRGLVFAIAYAVIQVGRTLFVLVCLGSRHALTPNFRRMFGWLVISAAFWIAGGMSQEHRLLFWIIAVACEYFSPMTGFALPGMGRSDTQEWTIEGGHLAERCQLFVIVALGEALLITGATVAHAQEWEAPVMVAFIVTFIGSLAMWWLYFDTSSKDGSEAIMLSNDPGRIGAYFHYVHVIIVAGVIVSAVANELVIAHPDQHIAPTTLLVLIAGPAMYLFGNAVYKKVVYRRFPLSHIVGLLLLAVLAMFAHVTDLLMVAGLTTAVLVFTAVWESCSRRKTALSYQDEHASQW, encoded by the coding sequence ATGAAAAAGCCATCGCAAACCGGTCTGCTGCGCGTACGCGACGGTCACGAAGCACGCGTCTCGTTCGTGGAATTATTCTTCGATCTGATCTACGTGTTTGCCGTCACCCAGCTCTCGCATCGCCTGCTGGAAAACCTCACCCTCAACGGGGCCATCGAAACTCTGGTCTTGTGGTTTGCCGTCTGGCTGGCGTGGCAATACACCTCGTGGGTCACCAACTGGTTTGATCCGGAGACCTTGCCCATCCGCATTTTGCTGTTCGCCATCATGCTGGTCGGCCTGCTGATGGCGGCGGCGATCCCCGACGCGTTTGCCGGACGCGGTCTGGTGTTTGCGATTGCCTATGCCGTCATTCAGGTCGGTCGCACGCTGTTCGTGCTGGTCTGTCTCGGATCGCGCCATGCACTCACACCCAATTTTCGCCGCATGTTCGGCTGGCTGGTGATTTCTGCGGCATTCTGGATTGCCGGCGGCATGTCGCAGGAACATCGTTTGCTGTTCTGGATCATTGCCGTCGCCTGTGAGTATTTTTCGCCGATGACGGGTTTTGCCTTGCCGGGCATGGGCCGCTCGGACACGCAGGAATGGACTATCGAAGGCGGGCACCTGGCCGAGCGCTGCCAGCTGTTCGTGATCGTCGCGCTGGGCGAAGCCCTGCTGATCACCGGCGCCACCGTCGCGCACGCGCAGGAGTGGGAAGCGCCGGTCATGGTCGCATTCATCGTCACCTTCATCGGCAGCCTGGCGATGTGGTGGCTGTACTTCGACACCAGCAGCAAGGACGGCAGCGAGGCCATCATGCTCTCCAATGATCCCGGCCGTATCGGTGCTTATTTCCACTACGTACACGTGATCATCGTCGCAGGCGTCATCGTATCGGCGGTGGCCAATGAACTGGTGATTGCGCATCCGGATCAACATATTGCTCCAACGACACTGCTGGTACTGATCGCCGGACCTGCCATGTATCTGTTCGGTAATGCGGTCTATAAAAAGGTCGTGTACCGGCGTTTTCCGCTGTCGCACATTGTCGGTTTGCTGCTGCTGGCCGTGTTGGCGATGTTCGCCCATGTCACGGATCTGCTGATGGTCGCGGGACTGACGACGGCGGTGCTGGTTTTTACGGCAGTCTGGGAAAGTTGCTCTCGTCGCAAGACCGCCTTGAGCTATCAGGACGAACACGCATCTCAGTGGTGA
- a CDS encoding YXWGXW repeat-containing protein, translated as MTYKNIVLAVLLATSAASAVLMAPAAQAQARTSVDIRIGTPPPPPRYERAPPPRRGYVWAPGYWAWNGHRHVWVGGHWERVRRGYHRYAPPGWHQDPDGWRFNRGGWER; from the coding sequence ATGACCTACAAGAATATTGTCCTGGCAGTCTTGCTGGCCACGAGCGCTGCATCGGCAGTGCTGATGGCGCCGGCAGCACAAGCGCAAGCACGCACCTCGGTGGATATCCGCATCGGCACGCCCCCGCCGCCTCCACGTTATGAACGCGCACCGCCTCCACGCCGCGGCTACGTCTGGGCGCCGGGTTACTGGGCATGGAATGGCCATCGCCACGTCTGGGTCGGCGGCCACTGGGAACGCGTGCGTCGCGGCTACCATCGCTATGCGCCACCGGGCTGGCATCAGGATCCGGACGGCTGGCGTTTCAACCGCGGTGGCTGGGAACGTTGA
- a CDS encoding pyridoxamine 5'-phosphate oxidase family protein: MLADHQFDIETVEKLETLFGQPAQASLAKELDHIDEYYRQWIAASPFLALATVGPDGLDCSPRGDPRGFVDVVDAHTVILPERRGNNRIDSLRNLISDPRVAMLFLIPGLGETLRINGRARISTDPVLLARYAMDGKQPRVVLVIKVETIFFQCSRAVARAGLWDSSRHVGRSSLPTPGQILERVSQSAIDGAAYDAALPERVKTTLY, from the coding sequence ATGTTGGCAGATCATCAATTCGATATTGAGACCGTAGAGAAGCTGGAGACGTTGTTCGGCCAGCCTGCGCAGGCCTCGCTGGCCAAGGAGCTCGATCACATCGACGAGTACTACCGGCAATGGATCGCCGCGTCGCCTTTTCTTGCTCTGGCGACGGTCGGGCCGGACGGTCTGGATTGTTCGCCGCGCGGCGACCCGCGTGGTTTTGTCGACGTGGTCGACGCTCACACGGTCATCCTCCCAGAGCGCCGCGGCAATAATCGTATCGACAGTCTGCGCAATCTGATCAGCGATCCGCGCGTGGCGATGCTGTTTCTGATTCCGGGTCTGGGTGAGACGCTGCGCATCAATGGTCGTGCACGCATCAGCACCGATCCGGTCTTGCTCGCACGCTACGCCATGGACGGCAAGCAACCCAGGGTGGTGCTGGTGATCAAGGTGGAGACGATTTTCTTTCAATGCTCGCGTGCGGTGGCGCGCGCCGGATTGTGGGATTCGTCACGCCATGTCGGGCGCAGCAGCCTGCCGACGCCGGGGCAGATTCTGGAGCGTGTCAGCCAGTCCGCTATTGATGGCGCAGCCTACGATGCCGCCTTGCCGGAACGCGTGAAGACGACGCTTTACTGA